A single genomic interval of Littorina saxatilis isolate snail1 linkage group LG17, US_GU_Lsax_2.0, whole genome shotgun sequence harbors:
- the LOC138953676 gene encoding protein PAXX-like, whose translation MTDLKSTVKNCGADAIHSVVENGRQKFLCFTRLPEADDVWFVVVSDGVNVWRSEFDEDGMEAQRDLVNISTTEAFLTRFKDGFAAGEVSVARVGTKMSLTIGKGAAAMNLDLYETTAADKKTELQTVLFRLAEQTSTLETKLSAANQSLEKLKAQKTGPSGMNALMDLGAKKIGAQAKAKPRKTGMSVVNPASRKRKAAKGVVFD comes from the exons ATGACTGATCTAAAAAGCACAGTGAAGAATTGTGGCGCGGATGCCATCCATTCAGTTGTAGAAAATGGTCGACAGAAATTTCTGTGTTTCACAAGGCTGCCAGAAGCAGACGATGTTTGGTTTGTGGTAGTGTCTGATGGTGTAAACGTTTGGAGAAGTGAATTTGACGAAGACGGAATGGAAGCTCAACGTGATCTTGTCAACATTAGCACCACTGAGGCTTTTCTGACACGATTTAA GGATGGATTTGCAGCAGGCGAGGTGTCTGTTGCACGTGTGGGTACCAAGATGTCACTGACAATTGGAAAAGGAGCTGCAGCCATGAATCTTGACCTGTACGAAACAACGGCAGCAGACAAGAAAACAGAGCTTCAGACAGTGTTGTTCCGCTTGGCAGAGCAAACGTCAACACTGGAAACCAAACTGTCAGCTGCTAACCAGTCCCTGGAGAAACTGAAGGCACAGAAGACAGGCCCCAGTGGTATGAATGCTTTGATGGACCTAGGTGCAAAGAAAATAGGTGCTCAAGCCAAGGCCAAGCCAAGAAAAACTGGTATGAGTGTTGTCAACCCAGCCAGCAGAAAGCGAAAGGCTGCTAAAGGTGTTGTGTTTGACTGA
- the LOC138953674 gene encoding echinoderm microtubule-associated protein-like 6: MADKTAPESQLRLEWVYGYRGHQCRNNLFYNANKDLVYFVAGVGIVYNVRDHKQGFFLGHDDDIVSLTLHPDRLLVATGQIGKAPYICVWDSNTTDTVSILKDGHQNGVGGVGFDKEGNRLVSVGMDQHATINVWDWKKGKIIATARGHSDKVFDIQFHPFKPNTIASCGVKHIKFWSLCGNTLSPKKGVFGKTGEIQTMLCLAFGSDGATYSGTLSGDVYIWRENNLERVVSAAHGGPVYTMDMGDTGFVTGGKDGAAKLWDLDFKNITTFNLVNAPGGYKGLCVRSVCWRGDQVLIGTQDSEIFEVQVKSRDKPLCLVQGHAEGELWALATHPKKPIFATASDDQTVRLWNMSNYEVLSRTSVEQKVRSCAFDNEGQHIALGMMDGSFMVLRTRDLSELIHIKDRKEVIHEMKFSPCGKFLAVASNDNFVDIYATDQRYKRVGTCSGSSSFITHLDWSQDSRFLQTNSGAGERLFFRMPVGKQATNTEEIQSIHWASFTGVLGAEVNGIWEKYTDTNDVNATDAAFEHQVTVTGDDFGLVKLFRFPCLKKGAKFRKYVGHSAHVTNVRFSADKRRVISTGGADHAVFQWRLLPQGAGDDDLPDIHNAYVDSNSEDSDSDLSDVGEVDSDVEREKQVKYGRHVYREDAAQIKKFRHQEMKAGKKRNMGPEDGLKLEYIHGYRGYDCRNNLFYTQTGEIVYHVAAAAIIYNKEKNQQRFYTQHTDDILCLCIHPLKDLIATGQVGRDPSIHVWDVETLKTGAILKGQHQRGVCTVDFSADGKRLASVGLDDNHSIVIWDWKKGEKLATTRGHKDKIFVIKWNPFDATKLVTVGVKHIKFWNQTGGGFTSNRGTVGKIAKLGDMLCVSYGKTADVCFSGGSDGNVFIWNGVSLQKVVKAHEGPVFAMHSLDKGFVTGGKDGMIGLWDDQFERCLKTYGIKKEAVAEGSKGMLTVDSPAVRAIVLGHGKILVGTMNGEILEVDKAGPMTVIAQGHKEGEIWGLATHPTKAVYATVSDDRSVRLWSYEGGHQLISFKVLKQAARCAGFSPDGKALAVGLKDGSFVVLNTETMEEMASFHHRKEEISDIKFSPDLGKYLAVASHDNFVDIYNVMGTKRVGTCKGASSYITHIDWDSKGKVIMVNSGAKEQLFFEAPRGHRITLRSTEIEKFDWASWTGVLGATCEGIWPAKSDVTDVNAASLSGDRGFLATADDFGFVKLFRYPAKGKFAKFKKYPGHSAHVTNVRWTQDGRKLVSTGGADTAVMVWARQSVLDKGGVQGESDDSDTDSEEEGYDSDVEREKKMDYSTKIYASSVQEKEGVRPNLQEQEEEEKPAVSRSAPEPPKVKKVEPATAGGKKRKMTPVTNLELEYIHGYRGFDARSNLYYVNNDSDIIFHAAGAGIVQNLSSGTQSFYLKHTDDIIALTVNQHPKFKSTVATAQIGNPPTVHVWDAITKETLSILQGDHKGGICSVDFSCTGKMLLTVGLEEDHDLTVWRWQDGTKVATGPGHNQRIFRAEFRPDSDTQFVSVGVKHVKFWSVAGSQLMGKRGILGKVDMPAGAASPQKMQTMLSLAFGANNMTFTGALSGDVYVWQDSNLSRVVTRAHNGPVFTMFTTLRDGLIVTGGKELPSKDSGPVKLWDQDMKRCKAFPLKEPAAGKAEVIKAVCRSKGKILIGTRDNDIYEVNEKSGSVSTLMASHAEGLLWALDCHPSAARYITAGFDNTLRLWDLHNRSMLAKLEVGSAKSAAFSPDGELIAVGLKTGEFVVLTTAGLKLWGRKRDRSSPINDIKFSPNSKLLAVGSEDCCVDLYDLSQGTSLNRAGYCKGIPSFVIQMDFSADGQYIRVSTGAYINQVFAVPAGTIVEDEAIISKITWNTWTSILGKEVLGIWPKDASKADVNCAHLSHLGNSLATGDDFGYVKLFDFPCPGKHAPHKKFVGHSAHVTNVRFTFDDKHLISTGGDDCSVFVWKCL; this comes from the exons ATGGCGGACAAAACTGCACCAGAAAGCCAGCTTCGTCTGGAGTGGGTGTATGGATACCGAGGTCATCAGTGCCGCAATAATCTTTTCTATAACGCAAACAAGGATCTGGTCTATTTTGTAGCCGGCGTGGGCATTGTTTACAACGTGAGAGATCATAAGCAGGGCTTCTTCCTCGGACATGACGATGACATAGTGAG CCTCACTCTTCACCCAGACAGACTGCTGGTGGCCACAGGCCAGATCGGCAAAGCACCCTACATCTGTGTGTGGGACAGTAACACGACTGACACAGTCTCCATTCTCAAGGATGGTCACCAGAATGGTGTGGGAGGAGTGGGCTTTGATAAGGAGGGCAAT CGTCTTGTGTCGGTGGGAATGGACCAGCACGCCACCATCAACGTGTGGGACTGGAAGAAAGGCAAGATCATCGCTACAGCCAGAGGCCACTCTGATAAG GTGTTTGACATCCAGTTCCATCCTTTCAAACCCAACACCATCGCGTCCTGTGGCGTCAAACACATCAAGTTCTGGTCGCTCTGTGGCAACACGCTGTCACCCAAGAAAGGGGTCTTTGGCAAGACAGGCGAGATCCAGACCATGCTGTGCTTGGCCTTTGGTTCTGATGGCGCCACATACTCTGGCACGCTCAGTGGAGATGTCTACATCTGGAGGGAGAATAACTTGGAGAGGGTGGTGTCAGCAGCTCATGGT GGCCCAGTCTACACAATGGACATGGGTGACACAGGCTTTGTCACAGGTGGAAAAGATGGCGCCGCCAAACTCTGGGATTTGGACTTCAAGAACATCACCACCTTCAACCTGGTTAACGCACCTGGGGGCTACAAAG GTCTGTGTGTTCGCAGCGTGTGTTGGCGAGGAGACCAGGTGCTGATCGGCACACAGGACAGCGAGATTTTTGAAGTGCAGGTTAAAAGCCGTGACAAGCCCCTGTGCCTGGTTCAGGGCCATGCTGAGGGGGAGTTGTGGGCCTTGGCTACTCACCCAAAGAAACCCATCTTTGCTACTGCCAGTGACGACCAGACTGTCAG acTGTGGAACATGAGCAACTATGAAGTGCTGTCCAGGACAAGTGTGGAGCAGAAGGTTCGATCCTGTGCCTTTGACAACGAGGGCCAACATATCGCCTTGGGCATGATGGATGGATCTTTCATGGTGCTGCGTACCAG GGACCTGTCAGAGCTGATCCACATCAAAGACCGCAAGGAGGTGATCCACGAGATGAAGTTCTCACCATGCGGCAAGTTCCTGGCCGTAGCATCCAACGACAACTTTGTGGACATCTACGCCACGGACCAACGCTACAAGCGCGTGGGTACCTGCTCTGGCAGTTCCAGTTTCATCACTCACTTGGACTGGTCGCAGGACAGTCGGTTCCTGCAAACCAATAGCGGTGCCGGTGAAAGACTCTTCTTCAGGATGCCAG TGGGTAAACAGGCGACAAACACAGAAGAGATCCAAAGCATTCACTGGGCGAGCTTCACCGGAGTTCTAGGGGCAGAGGTCAATGGAATCTGGGAGAAGTACACTGACACCAATGATGTCAATGCCACTGACGCTGCATTTGAACACCAGGTTACAGTCACCGGTGATGACTTTGGCCTTGTCAAGCTCTTCCGCTTCCCATGTCTGAAAAAAG GAGCCAAGTTCAGGAAATATGTGGGTCACTCAGCCCATGTGACAAACGTGCGGTTCTCGGCAGACAAGCGCAGAGTGATCTCCACAGGGGGCGCTGATCACGCTGTCTTTCAGTGGCGTCTGCTGCCTCAGGGAGCGGGCGACGATGACTTGCCAGACATCCACAATG CTTACGTTGACTCAAACAGTGAAGACAGTGACTCAGATCTGTCAGATGTCGGAGAAGTTGACTCTgatgtggagagagagaaacaggtgAAGTACGGTCGCCATGTGTACCGCGAGGATGCCGCGCAGATCAAGAAGTTCCGTCACCAGGAGATGAAGGCAGGAAAGAAACGCAACATGGGTCCTGAAGATGGGCTGAAACTGGAGTACATCCATGG ATACCGTGGCTATGACTGCCGCAACAACCTGTTCTACACCCAGACGGGAGAGATTGTGTACCACGTTGCTGCAGCAGCAATCATATACAACAAGGAGAAGAACCAGCAGAGGTTTTACACACAGCACACTGATGACATCCTCTGCCTCTGCATCCACCCCCTGAAGGATCTCATCGCTACTGGACAG GTTGGTCGAGACCCCAGTATCCATGTGTGGGACGTAGAGACGCTGAAGACAGGTGCCATTCTGAAAGGCCAGCATCAGAGAGGTGTCTGCACTGTGGATTTCTCGG CTGATGGGAAGCGGCTTGCCTCAGTGGGTCTGGACGATAATCACAGCATTGTCATTTGGGACTGGAAGAAAGGAGAGAAGCTGGCCACAACAAG GGGTCACAAAGACAAGATCTTTGTCATCAAGTGGAACCCCTTTGATGCCACCAAGCTGGTTACTGTTGGCGTCAAGCATATCAAGTTCTGGAACCAGACAG GAGGGGGTTTCACCTCCAACAGAGGCACTGTGGGTAAAATTGCCAAGCTAGGTGACATGCTGTGCGTCTCCTACGGCAAGACCGCTGACGTCTGCTTCTCAGGAGGTTCTGATGGCAACGTCTTCATCTGGAACGGAGTTTCCCTGCAGAAAGTTGTCAAGGCTCATGAAGGACCGGTCTTCGCCATGCATTCTTTGGACAAG GGCTTTGTGACTGGCGGCAAGGATGGTATGATTGGACTGTGGGACGACCAGTTCGAGCGCTGCCTGAAAACCTACGGCATCAAGAAAGAGGCCGTCGCAGAGGGGTCAAAGGGCATGCTGACGGTAGACTCGCCAGCAGTGCGTGCCATCGTGTTGGGCCACGGCAAGATTCTAGTTGGGACCATGAACGGGGAGATTCTGGAAGTAGACAAAGCAGGACCCATGACTGTCATAGCACAG GGTCACAAGGAGGGAGAAATATGGGGTCTGGCCACCCACCCCACCAAAGCTGTGTACGCCACGGTCAGCGACGACCGAAGTGTGCGCCTGTGGTCATACGAAGGCGGCCACCAATTGATCAGCTTCAAGGTCCTCAAACAAGCTGCTCGCTGTGCTGGCTTCTCTCCTGATGGAAAGGCTCTTGCTGTTGGGCTCAAAGATG GGAGTTTTGTGGTGCTGAACACAGAGACAATGGAAGAAATGGCATCCTTCCACCACAGGAAGGAAGAGATCTCTGACATCAAATTCTCTCCTG ACCTGGGCAAGTACCTAGCAGTCGCCTCCCACGACAACTTTGTGGACATTTACAACGTGATGGGCACCAAGAGGGTTGGAACATGCAAAGGGGCATCCAGCTACATCACGCACATCGACTGGGACAGCAAGGGCAAGGTCATCATGGTCAACTCCGGGGCCAAGGAACAGCTGTTCTTCGAGGCGCCCAGAGGCCACAGAATCACCCTGCGTTCCACAGAGATCGAGAAGTTCGACTGGGCGAGCTGGACCGGCGTGCTTGGGGCAACGTGCGAGGGAATATGGCCTGCCAAGAGCGATGTGACGGATGTCAATGCTGCGTCGTTGTCTGGTGATCGAGGGTTCCTGGCTACCGCTGATGACTTTGGCTTCGTCAAGCTCTTCAGATACCCTGCTAAG GGCAAGTTTGCCAAGTTCAAGAAGTACCCTGGCCACAGTGCGCATGTGACCAACGTTCGCTGGACTCAGGACGGCCGCAAGCTGGTGTCCACCGGGGGCGCTGACACAGCCGTGATGGTGTGGGCCAGGCAGTCCGTGCTGGACAAGGGAGGGGTGCAGGGGGAGAGTGATGACTCCGATACTGACTCTGAGGAAGAAG GCTATGACAGTGACGTGGAGAGGGAGAAGAAGATGGACTACAGCACCAAGATCTACGCCAGCTCTGTGCAGGAGAAGGAAGGAGTCAGGCCTAACCTCCAGGAACAAGAGGAGGAAGAAAa GCCGGCTGTGAGCCGCAGTGCCCCAGAACCCCCCAAGGTGAAGAAGGTGGAGCCAGCCACTGCAGGCGGCAAGAAGAGAAAGATGACACCCGTCACC AATTTGGAGCTTGAGTACATCCATGGCTACCGTGGGTTTGATGCCCGCAGCAATCTGTACTACGTCAACAATGACAGTGACATCATCTTCCATGCTGCTGGCGCTGGCATTGTGCAGAACTTGTCTTCTG GCACTCAGTCTTTCTACCTGAAGCACACAGATGACATCATCGCACTCACCGTCAACCAGCACCCCAAGTTCAAGAGCACAGTTGCCACCGCTCAGATCGGCAATCCTCCCACGGTGCACGTTTGGGACGCTATCACCAAGGAAACGCTGTCGATTCTGCAGGGCGACCACAAAGGGGGAATCTGCTCTGTAGACTTCTCTTGCACAGGAAAAATGCTGCTGACAGTGGGCTTGGAGGAAGACCATGATCTTACAGTGTGGAGGTGGCAGGATG GCACCAAAGTTGCCACAGGGCCAGGCCACAACCAGAGAATCTTCCGTGCAGAATTCCGACCTGACTCTGACACACAGTTTGTGTCGGTTGGCGTCAAGCACGTCAAGTTTTGGTCAGTCGCAGGCAGCCAATTGATGGGCAAGCGAGGAATTCTGGGAAAAGTGGACATGCCTGCTGGTGCCGCCTCCCCGCAGAAAATGCAGACCATGCTATCTCTTGCTTTTGGTGCT AACAACATGACTTTCACCGGTGCCTTGAGTGGTGATGTGTACGTCTGGCAAGATTCAAACCTGAGTCGGGTGGTGACACGGGCACACAACGGACCTGTCTTCACAATGTTCACCACTCTCAGAGATGGTCTCATCGTCACGGGAGGGAAGGAACTGCC GTCAAAGGACAGTGGCCCGGTCAAGCTGTGGGACCAGGACATGAAGCGATGCAAGGCGTTCCCTCTCAAAGAGCCAGCCGCCGGCAAGGCTGAGGTCATCAAGGCAGTTTGCCGCTCCAAG GGCAAGATTTTGATCGGCACAAGAGACAACGACATCTACGAGGTGAACGAGAAGTCGGGCAGTGTCAGCACCCTGATGGCGTCGCACGCTGAGGGCTTGCTGTGGGCGCTGGACTGCCACCCGTCTGCTGCCCGCTACATCACCGCCGGCTTCGACAACACGCTCAGACTCTGGGACCTGCACAACAGG TCTATGCTTGCCAAGCTGGAAGTAGGATCAGCCAAATCGGCTGCCTTCAGTCCTGACGGTGAGCTGATAGCGGTGGGTCTCAAGACCGGTGAATTTGTGGTGCTCACCACTGCTGGACTCAAGCTGTGGGGTCGCAAGCGTGACAGGTCTAGCCCCATCAACGACATCAA GTTCAGCCCCAACAGCAAGTTGTTGGCAGTGGGGTCGGAGGACTGCTGTGTGGATCTGTACGACCTGTCTCAGGGCACCTCCCTCAACCGCGCAGGCTACTGCAAGGGCATCCCAAGCTTTGTCATCCAGATGGACTTCTCTGCTGACGGCCAGTACATTAGG GTGAGCACTGGTGCCTACATCAACCAAGTGTTTGCCGTACCTGCAGGCACCATTGTGGAGGATGAAGCCATCATCAGCAAGATCACCTGGAACACCTGGACAAG CATTCTGGGCAAGGAGGTCCTGGGCATCTGGCCCAAAGACGCATCCAAGGCGGACGTGAACTGTGCTCACCTGTCTCACCTGGGCAACTCTCTGGCCACTGGTGACGACTTCGGCTACGTCAAACTCTTTGACTTTCCCTGCCCTGGCAAACAC GCTCCTCACAAGAAGTTTGTTGGCCACTCAGCTCATGTGACAAATGTCCGCTTCACATTTGACGACAAACATCTCATCAGTACTGGAGGCGATGACTGCAG TGTCTTTGTGTGGAAGTGTCTCTGA